The following are from one region of the Microbacterium sp. cx-55 genome:
- a CDS encoding beta-ketoacyl-ACP synthase III: MTPTIRQSQGPAYTRIYSYGAARGEVAVTNDDLIEPINSSDEWIRQRTGIITRTRAVPETSATDLATIAATEAVERSGIAPDQIDLVIIATISNSRQTPSMSAVVADRIGANPAAAYDANAACAGFTYAVAQADALIRAGAAHYAVVVGAEKLSDVVDPTDRSISFLLGDGAGAVVVGPSDTPAIGPTVWGSDGSKADAVGMDATLTEFRDGAAPWPTLRQDGPVVFRWAVWEMVKVARRAIEAAGIEASDLAAFVPHQANMRIIDEFAKQLGLPETVIIGRDIATTGNTSAASIPLATHRLLEENPELSGGLALQIGFGAGLVFGAQVVVLP; encoded by the coding sequence ATGACCCCCACCATCCGGCAGTCCCAGGGACCCGCCTACACGCGGATCTACTCCTACGGGGCCGCCCGCGGTGAGGTCGCGGTGACCAACGACGACCTGATCGAGCCCATCAACTCGAGCGACGAGTGGATCCGTCAGCGCACCGGAATCATCACGCGCACGCGCGCGGTGCCGGAGACCAGCGCGACCGACCTGGCCACGATCGCCGCGACCGAGGCGGTGGAACGCTCCGGTATCGCCCCCGACCAGATCGATCTCGTGATCATCGCTACGATCAGCAACTCGCGGCAGACGCCGTCGATGTCTGCGGTCGTGGCCGATCGGATCGGCGCCAACCCGGCGGCGGCCTACGATGCCAACGCCGCCTGCGCCGGATTCACGTACGCGGTCGCGCAGGCCGACGCCCTCATCCGCGCGGGTGCCGCGCACTACGCCGTCGTCGTGGGCGCGGAGAAGCTCTCCGATGTCGTCGACCCGACCGACCGCAGCATCTCGTTCCTGCTCGGCGACGGTGCCGGCGCCGTCGTCGTCGGACCGAGCGACACTCCCGCCATCGGCCCTACGGTGTGGGGATCGGACGGCTCGAAGGCGGATGCGGTCGGCATGGACGCGACCCTCACCGAGTTCCGCGACGGCGCTGCCCCGTGGCCGACCCTGCGCCAGGACGGGCCCGTCGTGTTCCGGTGGGCCGTGTGGGAGATGGTGAAAGTCGCGCGACGCGCGATCGAGGCCGCGGGAATCGAGGCATCCGATCTCGCCGCGTTCGTGCCCCACCAGGCCAACATGCGCATCATCGATGAGTTCGCCAAGCAGCTCGGGCTTCCCGAGACGGTGATCATCGGGCGCGACATCGCCACGACCGGCAACACGTCGGCGGCATCCATCCCGCTCGCCACCCACCGGTTGCTGGAAGAGAACCCCGAGCTCAGCGGCGGTCTCGCCCTGCAGATCGGGTTCGGCGCGGGACTCGTCTTCGGCGCCCAGGTCGTGGTGCTCCCATGA
- a CDS encoding acyl carrier protein — MAFTTDEVLAGLAELITDETGISADEVALEKSFTDDLDIDSISMMTIVVNAEEKFSVTIPDDEVKNLKTVGDAVTFITSNQA, encoded by the coding sequence ATGGCTTTCACCACTGACGAAGTTCTCGCGGGCCTCGCCGAGCTGATCACCGATGAGACCGGCATTTCGGCCGACGAGGTCGCCCTCGAGAAGTCGTTCACCGATGACCTCGACATCGACTCCATCTCGATGATGACCATCGTCGTGAACGCCGAGGAGAAGTTCTCCGTGACCATCCCCGACGACGAGGTCAAGAACCTCAAGACCGTCGGCGACGCGGTCACGTTCATCACCAGCAACCAGGCGTGA
- a CDS encoding beta-ketoacyl-[acyl-carrier-protein] synthase family protein, with amino-acid sequence MSPSRIVVTGIGASTPIGGTAPESWTALLGGASGSRTLEHEWVEKYGLPVTFAAEAIVRPEEVLARPVAKRLDPASQFALIAAMEAWADAGAPEVDPVRLGVDFATGIGGVWTLLDAWDTLREKGPRRVMPMTVPMLMPNAAAGNLSLHFGARAFARTVASACASSIESIVNAVEHLRAGLADVVIAGGTESAIHPITMASFASMQALSKRNDDPATASRPTSIDRDGFVMGEGAAALILETEEHAKARGAKIYAAVVGGGVTADSYHITANDPEGHGAARAVTLALEMAGASPDDVTHINAHATSTPVGDPNEYQALRQVFGARIDEIPVSATKASTGHLLGGTGALEAIFTILAIRDRQAPPTINLTTQDPAVPFRVSGEVQSLGSGDQLAISNSFGFGGHNAVAAFASV; translated from the coding sequence ATGAGCCCGTCTCGCATCGTCGTCACCGGAATCGGTGCGTCCACGCCCATCGGCGGCACCGCACCGGAGAGCTGGACCGCCTTGCTCGGCGGCGCCTCCGGTTCTCGCACCCTCGAGCACGAATGGGTGGAGAAGTACGGACTGCCCGTGACCTTCGCTGCGGAGGCGATCGTTCGCCCGGAAGAGGTGCTTGCGCGTCCCGTGGCAAAGCGGCTCGACCCCGCCTCGCAGTTCGCGCTGATCGCCGCGATGGAAGCGTGGGCGGATGCCGGTGCCCCGGAGGTCGATCCCGTCCGTCTGGGCGTCGACTTCGCGACCGGTATCGGCGGCGTATGGACCCTGCTCGACGCGTGGGACACCCTGCGTGAGAAAGGTCCGCGGCGCGTCATGCCGATGACGGTGCCGATGCTCATGCCGAATGCGGCGGCCGGAAATCTCTCTCTGCACTTCGGTGCCCGAGCCTTCGCACGGACGGTCGCCAGCGCGTGCGCGTCGAGCATCGAGTCGATTGTGAACGCTGTCGAGCATCTGCGTGCGGGTCTCGCCGACGTGGTAATCGCCGGCGGCACCGAGTCCGCCATCCACCCGATCACAATGGCGTCCTTTGCCTCGATGCAGGCGCTTTCCAAGCGTAACGACGACCCGGCCACGGCATCCCGTCCCACCAGCATCGATCGTGACGGTTTCGTCATGGGCGAGGGCGCTGCGGCGCTCATCCTCGAGACCGAGGAGCACGCAAAAGCGCGCGGTGCGAAGATCTACGCGGCGGTCGTGGGCGGTGGCGTGACCGCCGATTCGTACCACATCACGGCGAACGACCCCGAGGGGCACGGCGCAGCGCGCGCGGTCACGCTCGCGCTGGAGATGGCGGGCGCATCTCCTGACGACGTCACCCACATCAATGCGCACGCGACGTCGACGCCGGTCGGCGATCCGAACGAATATCAGGCGCTGCGCCAGGTCTTCGGAGCGCGGATCGACGAGATCCCGGTGTCGGCGACCAAGGCTTCCACCGGGCACCTGCTCGGCGGGACCGGTGCGCTGGAGGCGATCTTCACCATTCTCGCCATCCGCGACCGTCAGGCGCCCCCGACGATCAACTTGACCACTCAGGATCCGGCCGTACCGTTCCGCGTGTCGGGTGAGGTGCAGAGCCTCGGCTCCGGCGATCAGCTCGCCATCAGCAACTCGTTCGGTTTCGGCGGGCACAACGCCGTCGCCGCGTTCGCGTCGGTCTGA
- a CDS encoding DUF3145 domain-containing protein, with translation MAAHMARGVVLIHSAPRALCPHLEWAVGRALGRAVNFDWIDQPVLPGSRRAEFYWEAPGGTGAALASAMHGWEHLRFEVSEDPTPRSDGGRWLHTPDLGIHFAQTDTAGNIVVGEDRIRYAMEIAAGDPIELQRELSVALGAAWDEELEAFRHAGDEVPIVWLHKVG, from the coding sequence ATGGCTGCTCACATGGCGCGCGGAGTGGTGCTCATCCACTCGGCGCCACGCGCGTTGTGCCCCCACCTGGAGTGGGCTGTCGGTCGTGCCCTCGGGCGCGCAGTCAACTTCGACTGGATCGATCAGCCGGTACTGCCGGGCAGTCGGCGTGCCGAGTTCTACTGGGAAGCCCCGGGCGGCACCGGCGCGGCGCTCGCCAGTGCGATGCACGGGTGGGAGCACCTGCGCTTCGAGGTCTCGGAGGACCCCACTCCGCGCAGCGACGGCGGTCGGTGGTTGCACACGCCCGACCTCGGCATCCATTTCGCCCAGACCGACACGGCGGGCAACATCGTCGTCGGTGAGGACCGCATCCGGTACGCCATGGAGATCGCCGCCGGTGACCCGATCGAACTCCAGCGCGAGCTGTCGGTCGCGCTGGGCGCGGCATGGGATGAAGAACTCGAGGCGTTCCGGCACGCCGGTGATGAAGTTCCGATCGTCTGGCTGCACAAGGTCGGCTGA
- a CDS encoding CoA transferase has protein sequence MNLGSVGIDVAEALGMEHALGQIAEARGSLPWSSPLAVGTLACDSVALASLALGLARNARTPAPTSPVRVDRARVATSFTSERILQIDGQHPAVWAPLSGFRTARDGFVRTHANYPHHENALRRVLGLGDGADAASVSAAIAERDSVELETAAAQAGAVVGAVRTSEQWREHPQARSIAAAPIVEVTRTGAGRPRAWTTDAAPLAGIRVLDLTRVLAGPIAARDLALAGAEVLRVDAPFLPETGWIHLDTGQGKRSTLLDLCDRTDGARFESLLKRADVVLTGYRPGALTRFGLDPEDLAQRHPGLVTGSVSAWGTQGPWAGRRGFDSIVQAVTGIAVAVTADGETPGTLPAQALDHSTGHFLAAALTMALVGQRTVGGSVDVRMSLARVAHALLDSTDGATVPPDAGAPAAPCRTRAPSESRPFSLTYAPPVLAFDGAPDDYADVGGPWGIDAPDWARSNAS, from the coding sequence GTGAACCTGGGATCGGTGGGCATCGACGTGGCCGAAGCGCTGGGTATGGAGCACGCGCTCGGGCAGATTGCGGAGGCACGCGGATCTCTGCCGTGGTCATCACCGCTCGCCGTCGGAACGCTCGCATGCGACAGCGTCGCTCTTGCTTCGCTGGCTCTCGGCCTCGCGCGGAACGCCCGCACCCCGGCCCCCACCTCACCCGTCCGCGTCGACCGAGCGCGGGTCGCCACCTCCTTCACGAGTGAGCGGATCTTGCAGATCGACGGCCAGCATCCGGCCGTATGGGCACCGCTCTCGGGCTTCCGGACCGCGCGTGACGGTTTCGTTCGCACCCACGCGAACTATCCCCACCACGAGAACGCGCTGCGCCGGGTGCTCGGCCTTGGCGACGGGGCCGACGCGGCCAGCGTAAGCGCCGCGATCGCCGAGCGAGATTCGGTCGAGCTGGAGACCGCCGCAGCACAGGCAGGAGCGGTGGTCGGCGCCGTGCGGACGAGCGAGCAGTGGCGAGAGCATCCGCAGGCGCGCTCGATCGCCGCCGCGCCGATCGTCGAGGTGACCCGCACCGGTGCCGGCCGGCCGCGCGCCTGGACCACGGATGCCGCGCCCCTCGCCGGCATCCGCGTTCTCGATCTCACCCGGGTCCTCGCCGGTCCGATCGCCGCACGTGATCTGGCGCTGGCGGGCGCCGAGGTGCTGCGCGTCGACGCGCCGTTCCTGCCGGAGACAGGGTGGATCCATCTCGACACCGGCCAGGGAAAGCGCTCGACGCTGCTGGATCTCTGCGATCGAACTGACGGCGCGCGGTTCGAATCGCTGCTGAAGCGCGCGGATGTCGTGCTCACCGGGTACCGACCGGGCGCCCTCACGCGGTTCGGTCTCGACCCGGAGGATCTCGCGCAGCGGCATCCCGGTCTTGTCACCGGCTCGGTCTCGGCGTGGGGAACGCAGGGCCCCTGGGCGGGCAGACGTGGCTTCGACAGCATCGTGCAGGCGGTCACCGGGATCGCGGTCGCGGTGACCGCCGATGGCGAAACCCCGGGCACGCTGCCGGCGCAGGCACTCGATCATTCGACAGGGCACTTCTTGGCCGCCGCGCTGACGATGGCCCTCGTCGGGCAGCGCACGGTCGGCGGCTCCGTCGACGTGCGGATGTCGCTCGCCCGGGTCGCCCACGCTCTTCTCGACTCCACCGACGGCGCGACCGTCCCGCCCGATGCGGGCGCACCGGCTGCACCGTGCCGAACGCGTGCACCGAGCGAGAGCCGGCCCTTCTCGCTCACGTACGCGCCGCCCGTCCTCGCCTTCGACGGCGCGCCGGACGACTATGCCGACGTGGGTGGTCCGTGGGGCATCGACGCGCCCGATTGGGCCCGTTCGAACGCGTCGTAG
- a CDS encoding DMT family transporter gives MIWTDVILDDVADGLIGVFRDPGILIGIPLALLGAVFMSFGAQYQHRGVMKVERISGSSGSSGLSGGQLLQLLTRPSWVAGTVMLGLAIACQLAALAFAPLILVQPLGAVSLVITTLLNARVSGHKPTGASIRSIAFCIGGILVFVTIAAFVATEMPISDSQLLTILGLLVVVLAVLTTLWLLLRRAHGAALFYIAAAGVLYAFVATLAKVVIKNIQSGDFGWLSVLCIVGLLLAVSVGAYFVQTAYSVGPPDLVIAGLTVIDPIVAVLIGLVILQEAATAGPWAIGGFVLAGVIAIYGVFSLTKNHPQIVSDSQELPILRGRLGDEK, from the coding sequence GTGATCTGGACCGATGTGATCCTGGACGATGTCGCCGATGGGCTCATCGGAGTGTTCCGGGATCCCGGCATCCTGATCGGCATTCCGCTGGCGTTGCTCGGCGCGGTGTTCATGTCTTTCGGCGCGCAGTACCAGCACCGCGGTGTCATGAAGGTCGAACGCATCTCGGGTTCGTCGGGATCGAGCGGACTGAGCGGCGGGCAGCTCCTGCAGCTTCTGACCCGCCCTTCGTGGGTCGCCGGTACCGTCATGCTCGGACTCGCGATCGCCTGTCAGCTCGCCGCCCTGGCGTTCGCACCGCTCATCCTGGTGCAGCCGCTCGGGGCGGTGTCGCTGGTCATCACCACGCTCCTGAATGCACGGGTCTCGGGTCACAAGCCGACCGGCGCGTCGATTCGATCGATCGCGTTCTGCATCGGCGGCATTCTCGTGTTCGTCACGATCGCCGCGTTCGTCGCCACCGAGATGCCGATCTCCGACAGTCAGCTGCTCACGATCCTCGGTCTGTTGGTCGTCGTTCTTGCGGTGCTCACGACACTGTGGCTCCTGCTTCGGCGTGCGCACGGCGCGGCGCTGTTCTACATCGCCGCCGCCGGGGTGCTGTACGCCTTCGTCGCGACCCTGGCCAAGGTCGTCATCAAGAACATCCAGTCGGGCGACTTCGGCTGGCTGAGTGTGCTGTGCATCGTCGGACTTCTGCTGGCCGTGTCGGTCGGCGCGTACTTCGTGCAGACTGCGTACTCGGTCGGCCCGCCCGATCTGGTGATCGCCGGGCTCACCGTCATCGACCCGATCGTCGCGGTGCTGATCGGTCTCGTCATCCTGCAGGAAGCGGCGACCGCCGGTCCGTGGGCGATCGGCGGCTTCGTGTTGGCCGGTGTGATCGCGATCTACGGCGTGTTCTCGCTGACGAAGAATCACCCGCAGATCGTGAGCGACAGCCAGGAACTCCCGATTCTGCGCGGGCGACTCGGCGACGAGAAGTAG
- the def gene encoding peptide deformylase: MAVLPIRIMGDPVLHSPASPVEEVTDEIRTLVADMFETMDRAPGVGLAAPQVGVPLRIYTYSYPDDDGTAWRGVILNPELWITPAEPGDPDPDEESEGCLSFPGERFPLRRSERARVTGTDLDGAPVVIEVDGWRARIMQHEFDHLDGILYIDRLGDADWKTTQKIARKRGWGRPGSAWLPGVDDLDA, encoded by the coding sequence GTGGCCGTACTCCCGATTCGCATCATGGGCGATCCCGTCCTGCACTCCCCCGCCTCACCCGTCGAAGAGGTGACGGACGAGATCCGCACCCTCGTCGCGGACATGTTCGAGACCATGGACCGCGCCCCCGGCGTCGGACTCGCCGCACCTCAGGTCGGCGTGCCGCTGCGCATCTACACCTACTCGTACCCCGACGATGACGGCACCGCGTGGCGGGGGGTCATCCTTAATCCGGAGCTCTGGATCACCCCGGCCGAGCCGGGCGATCCCGATCCCGACGAGGAGTCGGAGGGATGCCTGTCGTTCCCCGGCGAACGCTTTCCGCTTCGTCGTTCCGAGCGCGCCCGGGTGACCGGCACAGACCTCGACGGTGCCCCCGTGGTCATCGAGGTCGACGGATGGCGTGCACGCATCATGCAGCACGAGTTCGATCATCTCGACGGAATTCTCTACATCGACCGGCTCGGCGACGCCGATTGGAAGACGACTCAGAAGATCGCTCGCAAGCGCGGGTGGGGGCGGCCGGGCAGCGCATGGTTGCCGGGCGTCGACGATCTCGACGCCTGA
- a CDS encoding SPFH domain-containing protein produces MEFAALGAIGLFALIGVVILIVVLVIVAVLIRAWYRVAKADEALVIVGKRQKRSDGETSRITVITGGGAIVNPLTQRAEMISLRARQIKMEPTAQSSNGVTVNVSGVALVKIGSDPESVRRAAERFASQDKAIEQFTTEQLEGALRGVVATLTVEELMRDRQRLSDQIAEGIKADLSSQGLILDSFQIQGITDLNGYIAALGATEVERVKRDAEVANINAHREIRARQIATDEANLIEQTALDKNSAAAKAQVGRANAEAEQAETLERAERQQAVLLQEAENTQARLDSEVKKVADANLYQRERNADADAYAKIRAAQAQAEIATQEAAATRLRAEADADAVRLAGEARASAISAEADALSKNQQALLAQRALEALVPMMTEFAKGYDKVGSITVLGGEGASSHLANESAGGLRATFDAVRAATGIDLAEIIQGRAIGHAIAEGSAGGTVPEQAHSAGTPAQAPKATTDPGTAEAF; encoded by the coding sequence GTCGTGCTCGTGATCGTCGCGGTTCTCATCCGCGCCTGGTACCGCGTGGCGAAGGCCGACGAAGCGCTCGTCATCGTCGGTAAGCGCCAGAAGCGCAGCGACGGTGAGACGTCGCGCATCACCGTCATCACCGGTGGTGGGGCGATCGTCAACCCACTGACGCAGCGCGCCGAGATGATCTCGCTGCGCGCGCGACAGATCAAGATGGAGCCGACCGCGCAGTCGTCCAACGGTGTCACGGTGAACGTGAGCGGTGTCGCCCTCGTCAAGATCGGATCCGATCCGGAATCCGTGCGCCGTGCAGCCGAGCGCTTCGCGTCGCAGGACAAGGCCATCGAGCAGTTCACCACCGAGCAGCTCGAGGGTGCGCTTCGCGGGGTCGTCGCCACGCTGACGGTCGAAGAGCTCATGCGCGACCGGCAGCGGCTGTCCGATCAGATCGCCGAAGGCATCAAGGCGGATCTGTCGTCGCAGGGTCTGATCCTCGACTCGTTCCAGATCCAGGGCATCACCGACCTGAACGGCTACATCGCGGCGCTCGGCGCGACCGAGGTCGAGCGCGTCAAGCGCGACGCGGAGGTGGCGAACATCAACGCCCACCGCGAGATCCGGGCGCGGCAGATCGCGACCGACGAGGCGAACCTCATCGAGCAGACCGCCCTCGACAAGAACTCCGCGGCCGCGAAGGCGCAGGTCGGTCGTGCCAACGCCGAAGCGGAGCAGGCCGAAACGCTGGAGCGCGCCGAACGCCAGCAGGCGGTGCTGCTGCAGGAAGCGGAGAACACTCAGGCCCGGCTCGATTCCGAGGTCAAGAAGGTCGCCGACGCGAACCTGTACCAGCGCGAGCGGAACGCGGACGCGGATGCGTACGCCAAGATCCGTGCCGCGCAGGCGCAGGCAGAGATCGCGACGCAGGAGGCTGCCGCGACGCGTTTGCGCGCGGAGGCGGATGCGGATGCCGTGCGCTTGGCCGGTGAGGCACGCGCTTCGGCGATCTCCGCCGAGGCCGATGCTCTCAGCAAGAACCAGCAGGCGCTTCTCGCGCAGCGGGCGCTCGAGGCGCTCGTGCCCATGATGACCGAGTTCGCGAAGGGCTACGACAAGGTCGGGTCCATCACCGTGCTCGGAGGCGAGGGCGCCAGCAGCCATCTGGCGAACGAGTCCGCAGGCGGTCTCCGGGCGACGTTCGACGCAGTCCGCGCCGCGACGGGAATCGATCTCGCCGAGATCATCCAGGGACGGGCGATCGGGCACGCGATCGCCGAGGGAAGCGCGGGAGGAACGGTTCCCGAGCAGGCGCACAGCGCGGGCACCCCCGCACAGGCGCCGAAGGCGACGACCGACCCCGGGACTGCGGAAGCCTTCTGA